The window GGGGAATGCAAAACTGATCCTCGTCGGGGTGATAGATTCCTACGAGCACACACTCCTTGGGGAACTTTTTTTGTTCAGCAATTTCCCTCACGGTCAGTCCAACGCTCTTTGCTCCCGGCGGGATTTCTACTGCGCAGATCTCGGCCTTGCCGCCTCCCAGTGACATTATCTTTTTCACCTTGGAATGCTCAGTGACATTATCTTTTTCACCTTGGAATGCTCGATTTCGATGAGAAGCTGGTGCAGAATCAAATCAGTCAGGCTGATAATGGTTGTTATTCCGGCAGATCGATAGGCACGCTCGTAATCAGGTTTTCGCAACAGGGCGATGATTGTCGGCACTCCCAGACTTTTGGCGAGAATTGCCGTGGCTATGTTGGTTGCATCATCACGTACCAGACAGAGCAGGATATCTGCTTTTCTTGCCCCCGCTTTATCCAATATACTGATATCAGTAGAACTTCCATGAATGGTCATTGCGCCAGTTTCCGCATACACTGCTTCACAAACTTCCCTGTTGATGTCGATCACCACCACGTCATGTTTGTTGGCTACCAGAAGTTTCAGGAGCTGGTAGCCGGTTACTCCCGCCCCTGCAACAATGATGTGCATTGTCTCGTCTCCTTGGTTCTTTTTCAAGACCTCCACGCCTTGAGGTTGAACAACAGAAGCACCGGCAGAATCTCCAACCGTCCCGCCAACATGCCTAGAATATAGACGACCTTTATCAAAGGATGAAGTTGCCCCATCTCCGACACGGGAATGTAACAGGGACCAATATTCCCTAAGGCACTGAACATTCCTGACAGAGCCGCGTAGCCGCTGTAGTGAGAAAGATACTCGGTCACCCCACCCCCGAAAATGAGCAGGACAATCCACATAAAGAAAAGTCCTCCCACCCTCTGAATCTCATCAAGCGGTACAAGTTCACCATCAATTACCACCCTGGTCACAGCCTGAGACGGTACCCGCATCCGATATACCTCCCGTCGAATCAATTTATTCATGATAGCAATGCGCAACACCTTTATGCCGCCGGAGGTAGATCCCACGCAACCCCCTATTACCATCAGTACCAGGAAAAGTTGTCGAGCCCCTTCACCAAAATACGATGTGCTTATGTCCCGGGTGCCAAATCCCGTAGTGGTAATTATAGATACTACCTGAAAGAGTACG of the Deltaproteobacteria bacterium genome contains:
- a CDS encoding TrkA family potassium uptake protein, with product MHIIVAGAGVTGYQLLKLLVANKHDVVVIDINREVCEAVYAETGAMTIHGSSTDISILDKAGARKADILLCLVRDDATNIATAILAKSLGVPTIIALLRKPDYERAYRSAGITTIISLTDLILHQLLIEIEHSKVKKIMSLSIPR